A portion of the Desulfotignum phosphitoxidans DSM 13687 genome contains these proteins:
- the ispE gene encoding 4-(cytidine 5'-diphospho)-2-C-methyl-D-erythritol kinase: MSQSLASFAKINLFLHITGKRPDGYHDLFSLMTKITLADEMTLTFKVPGVRVFCNHPLVPQDQTNLAHRAATLFFRSCEKQKKNISVPGVAIDIRKHIPVGGGLGGGSSNAAAVLSTLNARCHDPFSQNELIKMGQHLGADVPFFLYGDTALATGMGETLNQVPKLFPIHVVVCDPGIAVSTASVFQNHDLCLTSSGKYTIETASNILSARQDVDIRPYLHNDLEAATFRVYPEVRVARDEIAQLLQRTVLMSGSGGSLFALFSDEKKAGHGYDRLLTHWAGGKKRVFLTALQQQ; encoded by the coding sequence GTGAGTCAATCTTTGGCCTCGTTTGCCAAAATCAATCTGTTTCTTCATATCACGGGCAAACGGCCGGACGGGTATCATGACCTGTTTTCCCTGATGACAAAAATCACACTGGCGGATGAGATGACCCTTACGTTTAAGGTGCCCGGGGTCAGGGTCTTCTGCAATCATCCCCTGGTCCCTCAAGACCAGACCAATCTGGCGCACCGGGCTGCCACGCTGTTTTTCCGGTCCTGTGAAAAGCAAAAAAAAAATATTTCCGTGCCGGGTGTGGCCATTGATATCCGGAAGCACATTCCTGTGGGCGGCGGACTTGGCGGCGGGAGCAGCAATGCCGCCGCCGTGCTGTCCACATTGAATGCCCGGTGTCATGATCCGTTTTCCCAAAACGAACTGATAAAAATGGGGCAACACCTGGGAGCGGATGTGCCGTTTTTTCTGTATGGTGACACGGCCCTGGCCACGGGGATGGGAGAAACACTGAATCAGGTGCCGAAACTGTTTCCTATCCATGTGGTCGTGTGTGACCCGGGTATTGCTGTTTCCACGGCCAGCGTGTTTCAGAATCATGATTTGTGTTTGACATCTTCAGGGAAATATACTATAGAAACGGCTTCAAATATTTTGTCTGCAAGACAGGATGTTGATATACGGCCATATTTACACAACGATCTGGAAGCCGCCACTTTCAGAGTATACCCGGAAGTCAGAGTTGCCAGAGATGAAATAGCACAGTTGTTACAGCGAACGGTACTCATGTCAGGTAGCGGTGGGTCGTTGTTTGCCCTTTTTTCAGACGAAAAAAAAGCAGGACATGGGTATGATCGGCTTCTTACGCACTGGGCCGGGGGAAAAAAGCGGGTGTTTCTGACCGCTTTACAACAACAGTGA
- a CDS encoding acetate--CoA ligase family protein has product MDKLDAIFAPETIAVIGASTQKGKVGHDIFANILSNGYKGTLYPVNPKARSVLSVKCYTSIGNIPDPIDLAMIILPPKAALASVQECINKGVKGIVIVSAGFKEVGGEGADIEKQIKVLCNKAGVRLVGPNCLGVINPSPKVSLNASFSARMPEPGNVSFISQSGALCTAVLDYAADKGFGFSKFISIGNKADVDELDLLRYYHKDPDTDVVMIYMEELSRSAEEFITEVRKMTSGTNPTHVIAIKSGSSAAGARAAASHTGALAGADVIYDGLFTMAGILRCKTVNQLFDYAQAFAGNKYPTGDHVAIVTNAGGPGIMATDMSEQSGLKLAQFSEETITELKKYLPSTANFHNPVDVIGDAAKDRYENTLATVLADRGVDAVLIILTPQSMTDAIGTAESIVRIAENTIKPILCAFMGIVDVSDGVKLLQKHKVPVYQFPESAARSLGALREGMKWLFRKILPPYNLVYDKEKAGRIIEQYLSQGRFVLGELDGNEILKCYGFNILPMELAKTADEARQMAEKLGYPVVMKIVSPQILHKSDAGGVKVRLENGKAVETAFEQIMENAKKYDPDAYLEGVLVQQMAPAGKEVILGVTWDPVFGHAVMFGLGGIFVEVYKDVAFRLSPMGRNVARRMVKSIRGYPILKGLRGEAPSDIEEIEKNIVSLKALVDDYPVIRELDINPLFVHEAGKKTTVADIIIRLDDSAQNQCNGGSSNA; this is encoded by the coding sequence GTGGATAAGCTGGATGCCATTTTTGCACCTGAAACCATTGCCGTAATCGGTGCATCCACCCAGAAAGGGAAGGTGGGGCACGATATTTTTGCCAATATTTTATCCAATGGGTATAAGGGAACGCTGTATCCGGTCAATCCAAAGGCCCGGTCCGTGCTCAGTGTGAAATGTTATACCAGTATCGGCAATATTCCGGATCCCATTGATCTGGCCATGATTATCCTGCCGCCCAAAGCAGCCCTGGCATCGGTTCAGGAGTGTATCAACAAAGGAGTCAAAGGGATTGTTATTGTTTCTGCCGGATTCAAGGAAGTCGGCGGGGAAGGGGCGGATATTGAAAAACAGATCAAAGTCCTGTGCAACAAGGCAGGGGTTCGTCTGGTGGGACCCAACTGCCTAGGTGTGATCAACCCGTCGCCCAAAGTATCCTTGAATGCCAGTTTTTCGGCCCGCATGCCGGAACCGGGCAATGTGTCGTTTATCTCCCAGAGCGGGGCGTTGTGCACGGCCGTGCTGGATTACGCGGCGGACAAGGGATTCGGGTTTTCCAAGTTCATTTCCATCGGCAATAAGGCGGATGTGGATGAACTGGATCTGCTGCGATATTATCATAAAGATCCGGACACGGATGTGGTCATGATTTATATGGAAGAGCTGAGCCGCAGCGCTGAAGAATTTATCACCGAGGTCCGGAAAATGACGTCGGGCACCAATCCGACCCATGTGATCGCCATCAAGTCCGGATCATCCGCTGCCGGTGCCCGGGCTGCGGCTTCCCACACCGGCGCTCTGGCCGGGGCCGACGTGATTTATGACGGGTTGTTTACCATGGCCGGGATCCTGCGGTGCAAGACCGTGAACCAGCTGTTTGATTATGCCCAGGCCTTTGCCGGCAACAAATATCCCACCGGCGATCATGTGGCCATTGTCACCAATGCCGGCGGGCCCGGTATTATGGCCACGGACATGAGTGAACAGTCCGGGTTGAAGCTGGCTCAGTTTTCCGAAGAAACCATCACGGAACTGAAAAAATACCTGCCGTCCACCGCCAATTTTCACAATCCCGTGGATGTAATCGGGGATGCAGCCAAAGACCGGTATGAAAACACGCTGGCCACGGTGCTGGCGGACCGGGGCGTGGATGCGGTGCTGATTATTCTGACGCCCCAGTCCATGACCGATGCCATCGGCACGGCCGAATCCATTGTCCGGATTGCCGAAAACACCATCAAACCGATTCTATGCGCTTTCATGGGCATCGTGGATGTGTCGGACGGAGTCAAACTGCTTCAGAAACACAAGGTGCCCGTGTACCAGTTTCCTGAAAGTGCGGCCCGGTCTTTGGGCGCATTGCGGGAGGGAATGAAATGGCTGTTTCGAAAAATTCTGCCTCCCTACAACCTGGTATATGACAAGGAAAAAGCGGGCAGAATCATTGAACAGTATCTGTCCCAGGGCCGGTTTGTTTTAGGGGAACTGGACGGCAACGAGATTCTCAAATGTTACGGCTTTAACATTCTTCCCATGGAACTGGCGAAAACCGCAGATGAAGCCCGACAGATGGCTGAAAAACTGGGGTATCCCGTGGTGATGAAAATCGTGTCCCCCCAGATTCTGCACAAGTCCGATGCCGGAGGCGTCAAGGTCCGACTGGAAAATGGCAAGGCCGTTGAAACCGCATTTGAGCAGATCATGGAAAATGCGAAAAAATATGATCCGGATGCGTATCTGGAAGGGGTGCTGGTGCAGCAGATGGCGCCTGCGGGCAAAGAAGTGATTCTCGGGGTGACCTGGGATCCGGTGTTCGGGCATGCCGTGATGTTCGGGCTGGGCGGTATTTTTGTTGAAGTATACAAGGATGTGGCGTTTAGATTGTCTCCCATGGGACGGAACGTGGCCAGAAGAATGGTGAAAAGCATCAGAGGATACCCCATTCTCAAGGGATTGCGTGGAGAAGCGCCGTCTGATATAGAAGAGATCGAAAAAAATATTGTTTCCTTAAAGGCCCTGGTGGATGATTATCCGGTCATCAGGGAGCTGGATATCAATCCGCTGTTTGTTCATGAGGCAGGAAAGAAAACGACCGTGGCTGATATCATTATCCGGCTGGATGACTCAGCCCAAAACCAATGTAATGGAGGATCTTCAAATGCCTGA
- a CDS encoding ribose-phosphate diphosphokinase, producing MSGLSIFAGNSNPLLSDRISEYLAKPLGKLKVNRFSDGEIQVEILENVRKQEIYVLQSTCYPVNDHLVELLLLIDAFKRSSASRVTAVIPYFGYARQDKKVSPRVPISAKMVADLLENTGVDRVITMDLHAGQIQGFFSVPVDNLYAAPIIIDDIKTRYPENLVVVSPDAGGVERARAYAKRLHCSLAIVDKRRSAPNQARAMAIIGDVKDKVAIVIDDMVDTAGTLTEAAGVIREKGARQVHAYCTHPVLSGPAIERITQSSLNSLVATDTIPLSPEAQACEKIKTLSIAKLVGEAIMRSYRGDSVNSLFI from the coding sequence ATGAGTGGGCTGTCAATATTTGCGGGTAATTCAAACCCGCTGTTGAGCGATCGGATTTCCGAGTATCTTGCAAAACCCCTGGGAAAATTGAAGGTCAACCGGTTCAGTGATGGAGAAATTCAGGTTGAAATTCTTGAAAATGTCAGAAAGCAGGAAATCTATGTGCTTCAATCCACCTGCTACCCGGTGAATGATCATCTGGTGGAACTGCTGCTGTTAATCGATGCATTCAAGCGCTCGTCCGCCAGCCGGGTTACGGCAGTGATCCCCTATTTCGGTTATGCCCGCCAGGACAAAAAAGTGTCGCCCAGAGTGCCTATTTCCGCCAAAATGGTGGCGGATCTTCTGGAAAATACCGGGGTGGACCGCGTGATTACCATGGATTTACATGCCGGCCAGATTCAGGGCTTTTTCAGTGTGCCCGTGGACAATCTGTATGCGGCCCCCATCATTATCGATGATATCAAGACCCGGTACCCTGAAAATCTGGTGGTGGTATCTCCGGACGCAGGCGGTGTGGAACGGGCCAGGGCCTATGCCAAACGGCTGCACTGCAGTCTGGCGATTGTGGATAAGCGCCGGAGCGCTCCCAATCAGGCCAGGGCCATGGCCATCATCGGCGATGTCAAAGACAAGGTTGCCATCGTGATCGATGATATGGTGGATACGGCCGGTACTTTGACCGAAGCAGCCGGGGTGATCCGTGAGAAAGGGGCCCGGCAGGTGCATGCCTATTGTACCCATCCGGTTCTGTCCGGACCGGCCATTGAAAGGATCACCCAGTCTTCACTGAATTCACTGGTTGCAACGGATACCATCCCCTTGTCACCCGAAGCGCAGGCATGTGAAAAGATTAAAACGCTTTCCATTGCCAAGCTGGTGGGTGAGGCCATTATGCGCAGTTACAGAGGCGACTCGGTGAATTCATTATTTATTTGA
- the pth gene encoding aminoacyl-tRNA hydrolase: protein MSSTRFKLIAGLGNPGETYSRTRHNIGFLVVQAIAEQADTEFNKTRFDANYTRTTLYGQDVFLVKPLSYMNRSGFPLQKLSAYFKIPVNDIIVVHDDMDLPFGVLKIVQDRGSGGHNGIKSIVDAFGSKGFVRVRVGVGHPGTQTGVTGHVLGGFTPEEQAGLDTVIKDAVAACRLILSRGVVQAMNQVNSRR from the coding sequence ATGTCATCCACGCGCTTTAAATTGATAGCGGGTCTGGGAAACCCGGGTGAAACCTATTCCCGGACCCGTCATAACATCGGTTTTCTGGTGGTTCAGGCCATTGCAGAACAAGCTGATACTGAGTTCAACAAAACCCGGTTTGATGCCAATTACACCCGGACAACGCTTTACGGCCAGGACGTGTTTCTGGTCAAACCCCTTTCCTATATGAATCGGAGCGGGTTCCCCCTCCAGAAATTATCCGCCTATTTCAAAATTCCTGTTAACGATATCATCGTCGTCCATGATGATATGGATCTGCCTTTCGGGGTGCTTAAAATTGTTCAAGACCGGGGATCCGGCGGGCACAACGGGATCAAATCCATTGTGGATGCGTTTGGCAGTAAAGGCTTTGTCCGGGTGCGGGTGGGCGTTGGACATCCCGGCACCCAAACCGGTGTAACCGGCCATGTCTTAGGTGGGTTTACCCCTGAAGAGCAGGCCGGTCTGGACACCGTGATCAAGGATGCGGTGGCCGCATGCCGGCTCATTCTTTCCCGCGGAGTTGTTCAGGCCATGAATCAGGTGAATTCCAGGCGATAA
- a CDS encoding formate--tetrahydrofolate ligase — protein sequence MALDPTKHQDWEIAQDAESSMLTIYEIGEKLGLTKEELLPHGHYIGKIDFKKVMARLKDQPDGKYIDVTAITPTPLGEGKSTSSMGLVQGLGKLGKNVCAAIRQPSGGPTMNIKGSAAGGGLAQCIPLTPFSLGFTGDINAIMNAHNLAMVALTSRLQHERNYTDEQLERLSGMKRLDIDPTNVEMGWVIDFCCQALRNIIIGIDGVNGKADGFMMKSKFGIAVSSEVMAILSLANDLKDMRERMGKIVVAYDKKGNPVTTEDLQVAGAMTAWMVDALNPSLMQTLEGQPVLVHAGPFANIAIGQSSIIADKVGLKLADYHVTESGFGADIGFEKFWNLKCRYSGLKPDCAVVVATIRALKCHGGAPVPVPGKAMPEEYSTENVDWVAKGCDNLIHHIRNVRKAGISPVVCINAFYTDTDAEIAKVRELCEAEGARVALSRHWEQGGDGAIEFAETVIEACEEKTEFKFLYELDMPIKKRIELIAKEVYGADGVDYSAAAEKSLARIQADPELAGLGMCMVKTHLSLSDNPTLKGVPKGWRLAIREVLTYGGAGFIVPVAGAISLMPGTGSNPAFKRVDVDVETGKVEGVF from the coding sequence ATGGCATTAGATCCAACCAAACATCAAGACTGGGAAATCGCACAGGATGCGGAATCATCCATGCTGACCATTTATGAAATCGGTGAAAAACTCGGGCTGACCAAAGAAGAGCTGCTGCCTCACGGCCATTATATCGGGAAAATTGATTTCAAGAAAGTGATGGCGCGGCTGAAAGACCAGCCCGATGGAAAATATATTGATGTGACGGCCATTACCCCGACCCCGCTGGGAGAAGGTAAATCCACCTCTTCCATGGGGCTTGTTCAGGGTCTGGGAAAACTGGGCAAAAACGTATGTGCCGCCATCCGTCAGCCTTCGGGCGGGCCCACCATGAATATCAAGGGATCGGCTGCCGGCGGCGGGCTGGCTCAGTGTATTCCTTTGACCCCGTTTTCTCTGGGTTTCACCGGTGACATCAATGCCATCATGAATGCCCACAACCTGGCCATGGTGGCTTTGACATCCCGGTTGCAGCATGAAAGAAACTACACGGACGAGCAGCTGGAAAGACTGTCCGGCATGAAACGTCTGGACATCGATCCCACCAACGTGGAAATGGGCTGGGTGATCGACTTCTGCTGCCAGGCGTTGAGAAATATCATTATCGGTATCGATGGTGTGAACGGCAAGGCGGACGGATTCATGATGAAATCCAAATTCGGTATTGCCGTTTCTTCCGAGGTGATGGCCATTCTGTCCCTGGCCAATGATCTCAAGGATATGCGGGAAAGAATGGGTAAAATCGTGGTGGCCTATGACAAAAAAGGCAACCCCGTGACCACGGAAGACCTGCAGGTGGCCGGTGCCATGACCGCCTGGATGGTGGATGCCCTTAACCCGTCTCTGATGCAGACCCTGGAAGGCCAGCCCGTGCTGGTCCATGCCGGGCCGTTTGCCAACATCGCCATCGGCCAGAGTTCCATCATTGCGGATAAAGTTGGTTTGAAACTGGCGGATTACCATGTGACTGAATCCGGGTTCGGCGCGGACATCGGATTTGAAAAATTCTGGAACCTCAAATGCCGTTACTCCGGGCTTAAACCGGACTGCGCTGTGGTCGTGGCCACCATCCGGGCTCTGAAATGCCATGGCGGCGCCCCTGTGCCCGTACCGGGCAAAGCCATGCCCGAAGAATATTCCACTGAAAATGTGGACTGGGTGGCCAAAGGATGCGACAACCTGATCCATCATATCAGAAACGTCAGAAAAGCCGGTATTTCTCCGGTGGTCTGCATCAACGCCTTTTACACGGACACGGATGCGGAAATCGCCAAGGTCCGGGAACTGTGTGAAGCCGAAGGTGCCAGAGTGGCCCTGTCCCGGCACTGGGAACAAGGGGGAGACGGCGCCATTGAGTTTGCAGAAACGGTCATCGAGGCCTGTGAAGAAAAAACTGAATTCAAATTCTTGTATGAACTGGATATGCCCATTAAAAAACGGATCGAACTCATTGCCAAGGAAGTGTACGGTGCCGATGGTGTGGATTATTCTGCGGCTGCGGAAAAATCTCTGGCCAGAATCCAGGCGGATCCTGAACTGGCCGGACTGGGCATGTGCATGGTGAAAACCCATCTGTCCCTGTCTGACAACCCCACGCTCAAAGGGGTGCCCAAAGGATGGCGTCTGGCCATTCGTGAGGTCCTTACCTATGGCGGTGCCGGGTTTATCGTGCCTGTGGCCGGCGCCATCAGTTTGATGCCGGGTACGGGATCCAATCCCGCGTTCAAACGGGTGGATGTGGATGTGGAAACCGGTAAGGTTGAGGGTGTATTCTAA
- a CDS encoding ISNCY-like element ISDph1 family transposase (programmed frameshift): MRKIFEPQMTFGQTPIDQIKLDMRARDEIPKLLLGLQHIYCDQELREKVFVILKNVIPEDTDSKNGRPGMDLWKILVMGTIRLNCNWDYDKLREMVNNHRTLRQMLGHGMMDDDITYPLQTLKDNVRLLTPDILDKINTLVVQEGHKLLEKKTSDEEVLMGRCDSFVVETDVHFPTDINLLFDAVRKMIQIAAIISQGIGTSMWRQSAYNIKKFKRLYRIVQRLKHSTSADEKKKAKRARQIMDAHKAYIELAEKYISKAELTIEMTESSDIMNEARVEELQTYINYALWQIGLIKRRVLQDEKIPHKDKIFSIFEPHTEWISKGKAGVPQELGLRVCILEDQYGFILHHRVMEQETDDKVAVAMVTSAQNKFSGLKGCSFDKGFYTPGNKKDLKDTLSILVLPKKGRCNKAEFEEETADDFIRLKRKHSAVESAINGLENHGLDRCPDHGIQGFKRYVGLSVLARNLQIMGHHIQQKRLKQLQRSEQRKAA, encoded by the exons TTGCGTAAAATTTTTGAACCACAAATGACATTCGGGCAGACCCCTATCGACCAAATCAAACTTGACATGAGAGCCAGGGATGAAATTCCCAAGCTACTTTTGGGGCTCCAGCATATTTATTGCGATCAAGAACTTCGAGAAAAAGTTTTTGTCATCCTCAAAAATGTGATTCCGGAAGACACCGACTCCAAAAATGGACGTCCGGGAATGGACCTGTGGAAAATTCTTGTGATGGGCACCATACGGCTCAATTGCAATTGGGATTACGATAAACTCCGGGAGATGGTGAACAACCACAGAACATTGAGGCAGATGCTGGGTCATGGCATGATGGACGATGACATAACCTATCCGCTCCAGACCTTAAAAGATAATGTCAGGCTTCTGACACCTGACATTCTTGATAAAATCAACACCCTGGTTGTACAAGAAGGTCATAAACTTCTG GAAAAAAAAACTTCGGACGAAGAGGTGTTGATGGGACGGTGTGATTCATTCGTTGTTGAAACCGATGTTCATTTTCCCACAGACATCAACCTGCTTTTTGATGCAGTCCGAAAAATGATTCAAATTGCCGCTATTATCAGCCAGGGCATTGGAACGAGTATGTGGCGGCAATCAGCATATAATATCAAAAAATTTAAACGGCTGTATCGGATAGTTCAGCGATTGAAACATTCCACATCCGCGGATGAAAAGAAAAAGGCCAAAAGAGCCCGGCAGATCATGGATGCACACAAAGCTTATATTGAACTTGCTGAAAAATACATTTCAAAAGCGGAATTGACCATTGAAATGACGGAGTCCTCCGATATTATGAATGAAGCCCGAGTGGAAGAGTTGCAAACATACATCAATTATGCGCTTTGGCAAATTGGCCTGATAAAACGCCGGGTTTTGCAGGATGAAAAGATCCCACATAAAGACAAGATTTTTTCAATTTTCGAACCCCATACAGAATGGATTTCAAAAGGCAAAGCCGGTGTTCCCCAAGAATTGGGACTGCGGGTATGCATCCTGGAAGACCAGTATGGGTTTATCCTGCACCACCGGGTGATGGAGCAAGAAACCGATGATAAAGTGGCCGTTGCAATGGTAACGTCGGCCCAAAACAAATTTTCTGGTCTCAAGGGATGCAGTTTTGATAAAGGGTTTTATACACCTGGTAACAAAAAGGACCTGAAGGATACATTGAGCATTTTGGTGCTCCCGAAAAAAGGCAGATGCAACAAGGCTGAATTTGAAGAAGAAACAGCAGACGATTTTATTCGTTTAAAAAGAAAACATTCAGCGGTGGAATCGGCCATAAACGGGTTGGAAAATCATGGTCTGGACAGATGCCCGGATCATGGCATTCAAGGATTTAAAAGATATGTAGGTCTGTCTGTTCTGGCAAGAAATCTCCAGATTATGGGTCATCATATACAACAAAAAAGGCTGAAGCAGCTGCAACGGTCTGAACAGCGAAAAGCCGCGTAA
- a CDS encoding DUF1844 domain-containing protein: MPEEKSFIMEAAKKAAEANKEAVRKNALPKVDFSGFILSIYSSGLVQLGKVGDPSSGEVKKDLTMAKYTIDMMAMLSEKTKGNLNEDEENLMRALLSEIRMAYVEAKG; the protein is encoded by the coding sequence ATGCCTGAAGAAAAAAGTTTTATCATGGAGGCGGCCAAAAAAGCGGCGGAGGCCAACAAGGAGGCTGTCCGGAAAAACGCATTGCCCAAAGTGGATTTTTCCGGCTTTATCCTGTCCATATACTCTTCCGGCCTGGTCCAGCTGGGAAAAGTGGGAGACCCTTCTTCGGGCGAAGTCAAAAAAGACCTGACCATGGCCAAATACACCATCGATATGATGGCCATGCTTTCGGAGAAAACAAAGGGCAATCTGAACGAAGATGAAGAAAATCTGATGCGGGCGCTTCTCAGTGAGATCCGGATGGCCTACGTGGAGGCAAAGGGGTGA
- the folD gene encoding bifunctional methylenetetrahydrofolate dehydrogenase/methenyltetrahydrofolate cyclohydrolase FolD produces MTAELISGTEIRKTILAEIKEEVDQMKEKHGKVPGLVTILVGSSPASVSYVTLKVKTAISCGFHEIQDDQPEDISEADLLALIDKYNNDPDIHGILVQLPLPKHIDDKKVLNAINPDKDVDAFHPVNVGRLMIGGDEVKFLPCTPAGIQEMIVRSGTETSGAEVVVVGRSNIVGKPIAMMMAQKGVGANATVTIVHTRTKDLAAHCKRADILIVAAGVPDLVKPEWIKPGATVIDVGVNRVGMNEKTGKAILKGDVDFDAAKEIAGKITPVPGGVGPMTIAMLMKNTLRSAKLSLGIN; encoded by the coding sequence ATGACTGCAGAACTTATCAGCGGAACCGAAATCAGAAAAACGATCCTTGCCGAGATCAAGGAAGAAGTGGACCAGATGAAGGAGAAACACGGCAAGGTGCCGGGTCTTGTCACGATTCTGGTGGGATCGTCTCCGGCATCGGTGAGCTATGTGACCCTGAAGGTGAAAACCGCTATCAGCTGCGGATTTCATGAAATTCAGGATGACCAGCCTGAAGATATTTCCGAAGCCGATCTGCTGGCACTGATCGACAAATACAACAATGATCCCGATATCCACGGGATTCTGGTACAGTTGCCGCTGCCCAAGCACATTGACGATAAAAAAGTGCTCAACGCCATCAATCCGGACAAGGATGTGGATGCGTTTCACCCCGTGAATGTGGGCCGGTTGATGATCGGCGGAGATGAAGTGAAGTTTCTGCCCTGCACCCCGGCCGGTATCCAGGAGATGATTGTTCGCTCCGGCACGGAAACCTCCGGTGCTGAGGTCGTGGTGGTGGGCCGTTCCAATATCGTGGGCAAACCCATTGCCATGATGATGGCCCAGAAAGGCGTGGGCGCCAATGCCACCGTGACCATCGTTCACACCCGGACCAAGGATCTGGCGGCCCACTGCAAACGGGCCGATATCCTGATTGTGGCGGCCGGTGTACCCGACCTGGTGAAACCGGAATGGATCAAACCCGGTGCCACGGTCATTGATGTGGGCGTCAACCGGGTGGGCATGAACGAGAAAACCGGCAAGGCCATTCTCAAAGGGGATGTGGATTTTGATGCGGCCAAGGAGATCGCCGGTAAGATCACTCCGGTTCCCGGCGGGGTCGGCCCCATGACCATAGCCATGCTCATGAAAAATACCTTGAGATCCGCCAAGCTGAGTCTGGGTATCAACTGA
- a CDS encoding 50S ribosomal protein L25, with the protein MDLIKLNATERNTRGKGAARRLRGKKMIPGVVYGPKMDPVMVSLDTSEFDKIVRDRGVSGLFLSLKIQGDAPQTKVVMLKELQMDPFGIEYRHADFQQIDMDTQVTVSVPVEILGTSKGVKDGGGMLQIIRRELEVVCKPGDTPERIEIDVTHLEIGDAIHVESIDLGEGVQIPHDVNFTVVTVVPPDAGEEEEVEEDDLLDEEEMAETSEDAAAESTE; encoded by the coding sequence TTGGATCTGATTAAATTGAACGCCACGGAAAGAAACACCCGTGGCAAAGGTGCCGCCAGAAGACTGCGCGGCAAAAAAATGATTCCGGGAGTCGTATACGGGCCCAAGATGGACCCCGTGATGGTCAGTCTGGACACCAGTGAGTTCGACAAGATTGTTCGGGACCGGGGTGTTTCCGGGCTTTTTTTGAGCCTGAAAATTCAGGGGGATGCGCCCCAGACCAAGGTAGTCATGCTCAAGGAACTGCAGATGGATCCTTTCGGGATTGAATATCGGCACGCAGATTTCCAGCAGATTGACATGGATACCCAGGTGACGGTATCTGTCCCTGTGGAGATCCTCGGGACGAGCAAAGGCGTCAAAGACGGCGGGGGCATGCTTCAGATCATCCGCCGGGAACTTGAAGTGGTCTGTAAGCCGGGAGACACACCGGAACGGATTGAAATCGATGTCACCCACCTGGAAATCGGAGATGCGATTCATGTGGAATCCATCGATCTTGGCGAAGGGGTCCAGATTCCCCATGATGTCAATTTTACCGTGGTGACGGTCGTTCCGCCGGATGCAGGCGAAGAGGAAGAAGTGGAAGAAGACGATCTTCTGGATGAAGAGGAAATGGCAGAAACATCGGAGGATGCTGCTGCTGAATCAACGGAATAG